DNA sequence from the Tissierella sp. MB52-C2 genome:
ATAGACTATGATGATATAATGAAGTTTACTGATTTAGTCCTAGAAAAATGTACTTTTATAGATAGGGAAAGAGTTGGAGTAACTGGTGGTTCCTATGGTGGGTTTATGACTAACTGGATAATAGGCCACACCAATAGATTTAAGGCAGCTGCTTCTCAAAGATCTATCTCTAACTGGATTTCTAAGTTTGGTACTACAGATATAGGATATTATTTTGTAGAAGATCAAAATGCTGCTACACCTTGGTCTGATGTGGAAAAACTATGGTTCCACTCTCCTATGAAATATGCAGATAAGGTAGTTACACCTACTTTATTTATTCATTCAGAGGAAGATTATAGATGCTGGCTACCAGAAGGTATTCAAATGTTTACTTCCCTAAAGTATCATGGAGTAGATTCTAGATTATGTATGTTTAAGGGAGAAAACCATGAACTAAGCAGATCTGGAAAGCCAAAACATAGAATTAAAAGATTAGAAGAAATAACCAATTGGTTTGACAAATACCTAAAATAAAATAATCAGGGCTAGGCCTGATTATTTTATTAATGAGTTTTTCCTTCCTGTGCCTTTATATCCTCTTTATATTTTAATGCCCCTTCGATAGCTAGTTTTAAGGCTTTTGTAATATTTGCTGTACTCATACTAGCAACATTTCCTTTATCTACAACTTGCTCCGGTAGAAAAGGTACATGAATAAATCCTCCTCTTAAATTAGGAAACTTCTTGTCAATTAGATATAATAATCCATACATAATATGGTTACATACAAAGGTTCCAGCAGTATTGGAAATACTAGCAGGTATTCCTCCTTTTCTTATTTCCTGAGTCATAGCTTTAATAGGTATAGATGCAAAATATGCATTTTCACCATCTTCAAATATTTTTTCATCTATAGGATGGTTTCCTTCATTATCTGATATTCTTGCATCATCTATGTTTATAGCCACCCTTTCTAAGGTAATATCATATATTCCACCAGCTTGACCAACACATATAACTATGTCTGGTTTTTCTTCCTCTATTGCCTTTTCTAATTCCACTATGGATCTCTTAAAGACAGTAGGTATTTCTTTTTTTATAATTTCTGCCCCACCAATATTATCTTCTAAATCTTTTATTGCCTCATAGGCAGGATTTATCTTTTCTCCTCCAAAGGGATC
Encoded proteins:
- the pcp gene encoding pyroglutamyl-peptidase I, with translation MKVLITGFDPFGGEKINPAYEAIKDLEDNIGGAEIIKKEIPTVFKRSIVELEKAIEEEKPDIVICVGQAGGIYDITLERVAINIDDARISDNEGNHPIDEKIFEDGENAYFASIPIKAMTQEIRKGGIPASISNTAGTFVCNHIMYGLLYLIDKKFPNLRGGFIHVPFLPEQVVDKGNVASMSTANITKALKLAIEGALKYKEDIKAQEGKTH